The following proteins come from a genomic window of Bacteroidia bacterium:
- the raiA gene encoding ribosome-associated translation inhibitor RaiA, with product MNVKIQSIHFDADHKLIDFVQDRVGKLGHYYTEILGSEVYLRLDKSSTNDNKIAEIRLNVPGQEMFAKRQCKTFEEATDVAVEALRNQIKKHKEKIQKA from the coding sequence ATGAACGTTAAAATTCAATCCATTCATTTTGATGCTGATCACAAATTAATTGATTTTGTGCAGGATCGAGTAGGTAAGTTAGGTCATTATTATACCGAAATATTAGGCAGCGAAGTTTATTTGCGACTTGATAAAAGTTCAACCAATGATAATAAAATTGCAGAGATACGTTTGAATGTTCCGGGACAGGAAATGTTTGCAAAAAGACAGTGTAAAACCTTTGAAGAGGCTACTGATGTAGCTGTAGAAGCATTGCGCAATCAAATTAAAAAGCATAAGGAAAAGATTCAAAAAGCCTAA